The following coding sequences lie in one Thiohalospira halophila DSM 15071 genomic window:
- a CDS encoding MFS transporter produces MNPRRARVYAWALYDVGNSAFATVVMAGFFPIFFKEYWSGDLPATESTFWLGAANSVASLLILASAPLLGAMADGGGGRKRFLAAFTGLGVVATAALYLVPAGAWPVAAVLYTLAAIGFSGSMVFYDAMLLAVCRERHFDAVSALGYALGYLGGGLLFAFTVVMTLQPGWFGLAEEATAVRLAFLITAGWWAAFTLPLLRRVPEPMLGPRGGGIVAGLAELKTTLGRVGRLRPVVLFLAAYWFYIDGVDTIVRMAVDYGLAIGLETGDLILALLLTQAVGFPAALAFGRLGARLGPRRGIEIAIAVYLGVVVWATYLDSALEFYLLAAAVGLVQGGIQSLSRSLYARIIPRDRTAEFFGFYNMLGKFAAVLGPALMGGVGLVTGSPRAGMGVVALLFVVGWLLLRRVDEEAARRQARELEGRNDL; encoded by the coding sequence ATGAACCCGCGCCGGGCCCGCGTCTACGCCTGGGCGCTCTATGACGTGGGCAACTCCGCCTTCGCCACCGTGGTGATGGCGGGCTTCTTCCCCATCTTCTTCAAGGAGTACTGGAGCGGCGACCTCCCGGCCACCGAGAGCACCTTCTGGCTGGGGGCGGCCAACTCCGTGGCCAGCCTGCTCATCCTGGCCAGCGCCCCGCTGCTCGGCGCCATGGCCGATGGCGGGGGCGGGCGCAAGCGTTTCCTCGCCGCCTTCACCGGTCTGGGTGTGGTGGCCACCGCCGCCCTCTACCTGGTGCCCGCCGGGGCGTGGCCGGTGGCCGCGGTGCTCTACACCCTGGCGGCCATCGGCTTCTCCGGGAGCATGGTCTTCTACGACGCCATGCTGCTGGCCGTCTGCCGGGAGCGCCACTTCGATGCCGTCTCCGCCCTGGGCTACGCCCTGGGCTACCTCGGGGGCGGGCTGCTCTTCGCCTTCACCGTGGTCATGACCCTGCAGCCGGGCTGGTTCGGCCTGGCCGAGGAGGCCACGGCGGTGCGCCTGGCCTTCCTGATCACGGCGGGCTGGTGGGCGGCCTTTACCCTGCCCCTGCTGCGCCGGGTCCCGGAGCCCATGCTCGGACCCCGAGGCGGCGGGATCGTCGCCGGCCTGGCGGAGTTGAAGACGACCCTGGGACGGGTGGGGCGGCTGCGGCCGGTGGTCCTCTTCCTGGCCGCCTACTGGTTCTACATCGACGGCGTGGACACCATCGTGCGCATGGCGGTGGACTACGGCCTGGCCATCGGGCTGGAGACCGGCGACCTCATCCTGGCCCTGCTGCTTACCCAGGCGGTGGGTTTCCCGGCGGCGCTGGCCTTCGGTCGGCTGGGGGCCCGCCTGGGCCCGCGGAGGGGGATCGAGATCGCCATCGCCGTCTATCTCGGGGTGGTCGTGTGGGCGACCTACCTGGATTCGGCGCTGGAGTTCTACCTCCTCGCCGCGGCGGTGGGGCTGGTCCAGGGCGGCATACAGTCATTGAGCCGATCGCTGTATGCCCGCATCATACCGCGGGACAGGACGGCGGAATTCTTTGGCTTCTATAATATGCTCGGCAAGTTCGCCGCCGTCCTGGGGCCGGCCCTCATGGGCGGCGTGGGCCTTGTGACCGGCTCCCCCCGGGCGGGGATGGGGGTGGTGGCCCTGCTGTTCGTGGTGGGCTGGCTGCTGCTGCGCCGGGTGGACGAGGAGGCGGCGCGCCGCCAGGCACGGGAACTGGAAGGCAGGAACGATCTTTGA